A genomic segment from Lignipirellula cremea encodes:
- a CDS encoding alpha/beta hydrolase family protein, which yields MPPTRRTFLGLTAATVAASACGERSLTAAPQHSEATATYLQGIYAETDRKHTFDPAAPGGFARWQADARPELRRLLGLEEMARHAADHQPAVKLEAPEDRDDYTLQAGRIETEPNVSIPFWLLRPRGDGPFPLAVLPHGHDRDGHNTCAGVYRDEAHRTTSLAQDRDVGVQAVRRGFLTIAPATRGLATAAAGTPDVFDRHGGRDCRSHFMHCLLAGRTAVGERVWDMSRIIDWAIALPEVDRRNVLMMGNSGGGVVTMYAAACEERIRIAVASCSFSVLTSKTGRIYHCDCCAIPGIMRWGELYDVCGLAAPRYLLAVNGRHDGLHTTEDIERSAQRVRQIYQAAGVPDHFAHRWGPKGHQFYSDLMWPFVMQALQK from the coding sequence CGACGGCGACGTATCTGCAGGGGATTTACGCTGAAACGGACCGGAAGCATACGTTCGACCCGGCCGCTCCTGGCGGGTTCGCCCGCTGGCAGGCCGACGCCCGGCCCGAACTGCGCCGGCTGCTGGGACTGGAAGAGATGGCCCGGCATGCGGCCGATCATCAGCCGGCCGTGAAGCTGGAAGCACCGGAAGACCGCGACGACTACACCCTGCAGGCGGGACGGATCGAAACAGAGCCGAACGTGAGCATTCCGTTCTGGCTGCTCCGGCCCCGCGGCGACGGGCCGTTTCCGCTGGCCGTGCTGCCGCATGGGCATGATCGCGACGGCCATAATACTTGCGCCGGCGTATACCGGGACGAAGCCCATCGCACGACGTCGCTCGCCCAGGATCGCGACGTGGGCGTGCAGGCGGTCCGTCGTGGCTTTCTCACGATTGCCCCGGCGACGCGCGGCCTGGCGACGGCGGCGGCCGGAACTCCGGATGTTTTCGATCGACATGGAGGCCGTGACTGCCGCAGCCATTTCATGCACTGCCTGCTGGCCGGCCGGACGGCGGTGGGAGAGCGGGTCTGGGATATGTCGCGGATTATCGACTGGGCGATTGCCTTGCCCGAGGTAGATCGCAGGAATGTGCTGATGATGGGGAATTCCGGCGGCGGCGTCGTCACGATGTATGCGGCCGCTTGTGAGGAGCGGATCCGGATCGCGGTGGCCAGCTGCTCGTTCTCGGTCCTCACCAGCAAAACGGGCCGGATCTACCACTGCGACTGCTGTGCAATCCCGGGCATCATGCGCTGGGGCGAACTTTACGACGTTTGCGGCCTGGCGGCGCCCCGGTACCTGCTGGCGGTGAACGGGCGGCACGATGGCCTGCACACGACCGAGGACATTGAGCGGTCGGCCCAACGGGTGCGTCAGATTTATCAGGCGGCTGGCGTTCCTGATCATTTCGCCCATCGCTGGGGTCCGAAAGGACATCAGTTCTATTCGGATCTCATGTGGCCGTTCGTCATGCAGGCCCTGCAGAAATGA
- the msrB gene encoding peptide-methionine (R)-S-oxide reductase MsrB, giving the protein MFRNHRIFLAAALLAAGFLSTTNLWRTPGWAQEPADAYAEQKKKLTPLQYRVTQRSATEPAFRNAYWDNKAEGLYVDIVSGEPLFSSRDKFKSGTGWPSFVRPIDPQNIVETPEVTFFTRRIEVSSRKAGSHLGHVFNDGPPPTGLRYCMNSAALRFIPREKLKEEGYGEFAEQFEAEQK; this is encoded by the coding sequence ATGTTCCGCAATCATCGCATTTTTCTCGCGGCTGCCCTGCTGGCGGCCGGCTTCCTTTCCACCACAAATCTGTGGCGCACGCCAGGCTGGGCCCAGGAGCCGGCGGATGCGTATGCTGAGCAGAAGAAGAAACTGACGCCCCTCCAGTACCGCGTGACGCAGCGTAGCGCGACCGAACCTGCCTTCCGGAATGCGTACTGGGACAACAAGGCCGAAGGACTGTACGTCGACATCGTTTCCGGAGAGCCGCTGTTCAGCTCGCGAGACAAGTTCAAGTCGGGGACGGGCTGGCCTTCGTTTGTGCGACCCATCGATCCCCAGAACATTGTGGAAACGCCCGAGGTGACGTTTTTTACCCGGCGGATCGAAGTGAGTTCCAGGAAAGCGGGGTCCCATCTGGGCCATGTGTTCAACGACGGCCCGCCGCCGACCGGCCTGCGGTACTGCATGAACTCGGCCGCCTTGCGGTTCATCCCGCGGGAGAAACTCAAGGAAGAAGGCTACGGCGAATTCGCAGAGCAGTTTGAAGCCGAGCAGAAGTAG